Proteins from one Strix aluco isolate bStrAlu1 chromosome 10, bStrAlu1.hap1, whole genome shotgun sequence genomic window:
- the ACSL4 gene encoding long-chain-fatty-acid--CoA ligase 4 isoform X2, translating to MAKRLKAKPVSDKPGSPYRSVTHLDSLANINIPGADTLDKLFDHALTKFGKKDCLGTREILSEENEMQPNGKVFKKLILGTYRWLSYEEVNEKMNRLGNGLTALGLTPKSTVVIFCETRAEWMIVALTCFKYNFPLVTLYATLGEEAVTYGLNECGASYLVTSVELLESKLKTALSQVSCLKHIIYVDKKTINKSEYPENMEIHSMQTVEELGAKPENSSILPSRPVPTDLALVMYTSGSTGRPKGVMMMHKNLIAGMTGQCERIPGLGPKDTYIGYLPLAHVLELTAEISCITYGCRIGYSSPLTLSDQSSKIKKGSKGDCSVLKPTLMAAVPEIMDRIYKNVMSKVQEMNYIQRTLFKIGYDYKLEQIKRGYDAPLCNVLLFKKVKALLGGNVRMMLSGGAPLSPQTQRFMNICFCCPVGQGYGLTETCGAGTITEVADYSTGRVGAPLICCEIKLRDWQEGGYTNKDKPNPRGEIIIGGPNVSMGYFKNEEKTTEEFSIDENGQRWFCTGDIGEFHPDGCLQIIDRKKDLVKLQAGEYVSLGKVEAALKNCPLIDNICAYAKSDQSYVISFVVPNQKKLTALAEQKGISGTWVDICNNPTMEAEILREIKEVANKMKLERFEIPIKVRLSPEPWTPETGLVTDAFKLKRKELKNHYLNDIERMYGGK from the exons ATGGCAAAACGTTTAAAAGCTAAACCCGTCTCGGACAAACCTGGAAGCCCCTACCGTTCTGTCACTCATCTTGACTCACTAGCAAACATAAACATTCCTGGAGCAGACACATTGGACAAGCTGTTTGACCATGCTTTAACAAAGTTTGGGAAGAAGGACTGTCTTGGGACCAGAGAAATACTGAGTGAGGAAAATGAAATGCAACCAAATGGAAAAGTGTTCAAAAAG tTAATTTTAGGAACTTACAGATGGTTATCCTATGAAGAAGTAAATGAGAAAATGAATCGCTTGGGGAACGGACTGACTGCCCTGGGACTAACCCCAAAGAGTACTGTTGTCATATTCTGTGAGACCCGAGCAGAATGGATGATTGTAGCTCTAACCTGCTTCAAGTACAACTTTCCTC TTGTTACGTTGTATGCCACCCTGGGTGAAGAGGCAGTAACATATGGTCTCAATGAGTGTGGAGCATCGTATCTGGTCACTAGTGTAGAACTTCTTGAGAGCAAACTTAAG ACTGCACTGTCACAGGTCTCCTGTCTTAAACATATCATTTATGTGGACAAGAAGACTATAAATAAATCGGAATACCCTGAAAACATGGAGATTCATAGTATGCAGACAGTAGAAGAGTTGGGAGCCAAACCAGAAAACT CAAGCATTCTGCCAAGCAGACCTGTTCCTACAGACTTGGCTTTAGTAATGTACACCAGTGGCTCTACTGGGAGACCTAAAGGAGTGATGATGATGCATAAAAACTTAATAGCTGGAATGACAGGACAGTGCGAGAGAATACCTGGACTGGG ACCCAAGGATACTTACATTGGTTATTTGCCTCTGGCCCATGTATTGGAATTGACAGCAGAAATTTCTTGCATCACTTACGGCTGCAGGATTGGCTATTCCTCACCACTCACACTATCGGATCAG tCAAGTAAAATTAAGAAGGGAAGCAAAGGAGACTGTTCTGTACTTAAGCCTACACTGATGGCAGCTGTGCCT GAAATAATGGACAGAATTTATAAAAATGTCATGAGTAAAGTTCAAGAGATGAACTATATTCAGAGAACTCTGTTCAAGATAGGCTATGACTACAAATTGGAACAAATCAAGAGGGGATATGATGCACCTCTGTGTAACGT aCTACTGTTTAAAAAAGTAAAGGCACTACTGGGAGGGAATGTCCGTATGATGCTTTCTGGAGGAGCACCACTCTCACCTCAAACACAAAGATTCATGAACATCTGTTTTTGCTGTCCTGTTGGTCAAGGCTATGGACTAACAGAAACATGTGGAGCTGGAACAATTACAGAAG TTGCTGATTACAGCACTGGCAGAGTTGGAGCTCCCCTTATTTGTTGTGAAATAAAATTGAGAGACTGGCAAGAAG gggGCTATACTAATAAAGACAAGCCTAATCCTAGAGGAGAAATTATAATCGGTGGACCTAATGTCTCAatgggatattttaaaaatgaagagaaaacaacagaagaattCTCCATTGATGAGAATGGTCAGAGATGGTTCTGTACAGGAGATATAGGGGAATTTCATCCAGATGGATGTCTGCAGATCATAG ATCGTAAGAAAGACTTGGTAAAGCTACAAGCAGGAGAATATGTATCTCTGGGCAAAGTAGAGGCAGCACTGAAGAACTGTCCATTGATTGACAATATCTGTGCTTATGCCAAAAG CGACCAGTCTTACGTGATCAGTTTTGTGGTTCCTAATCAGAAGAAGCTGACGGCATTAGCTGAGCAGAAAGGCATCAGTGGAACCTGGGTAGATATTTGTAATAATCCTACAATGGAAGCTGAAATACTGCGAGAGATTAAAGAAGTGGCAAACAAGA TGAAATTAGAAAGGTTTGAAATACCCATCAAAGTACGGTTAAGCCCTGAACCATGGACCCCAGAGACTGGGTTAGTAACAGATGCTTTCAAgctgaaaaggaaagaactgaaaaaccATTACCTTAACGACATCGAAAGAATGTATGGAGGCAAATAA
- the ACSL4 gene encoding long-chain-fatty-acid--CoA ligase 4 isoform X1, translating into MKLRLEVCAILLLPVYLLISVYSMLVFIPWYFLTNAKKKKAMAKRLKAKPVSDKPGSPYRSVTHLDSLANINIPGADTLDKLFDHALTKFGKKDCLGTREILSEENEMQPNGKVFKKLILGTYRWLSYEEVNEKMNRLGNGLTALGLTPKSTVVIFCETRAEWMIVALTCFKYNFPLVTLYATLGEEAVTYGLNECGASYLVTSVELLESKLKTALSQVSCLKHIIYVDKKTINKSEYPENMEIHSMQTVEELGAKPENSSILPSRPVPTDLALVMYTSGSTGRPKGVMMMHKNLIAGMTGQCERIPGLGPKDTYIGYLPLAHVLELTAEISCITYGCRIGYSSPLTLSDQSSKIKKGSKGDCSVLKPTLMAAVPEIMDRIYKNVMSKVQEMNYIQRTLFKIGYDYKLEQIKRGYDAPLCNVLLFKKVKALLGGNVRMMLSGGAPLSPQTQRFMNICFCCPVGQGYGLTETCGAGTITEVADYSTGRVGAPLICCEIKLRDWQEGGYTNKDKPNPRGEIIIGGPNVSMGYFKNEEKTTEEFSIDENGQRWFCTGDIGEFHPDGCLQIIDRKKDLVKLQAGEYVSLGKVEAALKNCPLIDNICAYAKSDQSYVISFVVPNQKKLTALAEQKGISGTWVDICNNPTMEAEILREIKEVANKMKLERFEIPIKVRLSPEPWTPETGLVTDAFKLKRKELKNHYLNDIERMYGGK; encoded by the exons ATGAAACTTAGGCTAGAAGTATGTGCCATTCTCTTGCTGCCTGTGTACTTGTTAATATCTGTGTACAGTATGCTTGTATTTATTCCATGGTATTTTCTCACCAATGCTAAGAAGAAAAAGGCTATGGCAAAACGTTTAAAAGCTAAACCCGTCTCGGACAAACCTGGAAGCCCCTACCGTTCTGTCACTCATCTTGACTCACTAGCAAACATAAACATTCCTGGAGCAGACACATTGGACAAGCTGTTTGACCATGCTTTAACAAAGTTTGGGAAGAAGGACTGTCTTGGGACCAGAGAAATACTGAGTGAGGAAAATGAAATGCAACCAAATGGAAAAGTGTTCAAAAAG tTAATTTTAGGAACTTACAGATGGTTATCCTATGAAGAAGTAAATGAGAAAATGAATCGCTTGGGGAACGGACTGACTGCCCTGGGACTAACCCCAAAGAGTACTGTTGTCATATTCTGTGAGACCCGAGCAGAATGGATGATTGTAGCTCTAACCTGCTTCAAGTACAACTTTCCTC TTGTTACGTTGTATGCCACCCTGGGTGAAGAGGCAGTAACATATGGTCTCAATGAGTGTGGAGCATCGTATCTGGTCACTAGTGTAGAACTTCTTGAGAGCAAACTTAAG ACTGCACTGTCACAGGTCTCCTGTCTTAAACATATCATTTATGTGGACAAGAAGACTATAAATAAATCGGAATACCCTGAAAACATGGAGATTCATAGTATGCAGACAGTAGAAGAGTTGGGAGCCAAACCAGAAAACT CAAGCATTCTGCCAAGCAGACCTGTTCCTACAGACTTGGCTTTAGTAATGTACACCAGTGGCTCTACTGGGAGACCTAAAGGAGTGATGATGATGCATAAAAACTTAATAGCTGGAATGACAGGACAGTGCGAGAGAATACCTGGACTGGG ACCCAAGGATACTTACATTGGTTATTTGCCTCTGGCCCATGTATTGGAATTGACAGCAGAAATTTCTTGCATCACTTACGGCTGCAGGATTGGCTATTCCTCACCACTCACACTATCGGATCAG tCAAGTAAAATTAAGAAGGGAAGCAAAGGAGACTGTTCTGTACTTAAGCCTACACTGATGGCAGCTGTGCCT GAAATAATGGACAGAATTTATAAAAATGTCATGAGTAAAGTTCAAGAGATGAACTATATTCAGAGAACTCTGTTCAAGATAGGCTATGACTACAAATTGGAACAAATCAAGAGGGGATATGATGCACCTCTGTGTAACGT aCTACTGTTTAAAAAAGTAAAGGCACTACTGGGAGGGAATGTCCGTATGATGCTTTCTGGAGGAGCACCACTCTCACCTCAAACACAAAGATTCATGAACATCTGTTTTTGCTGTCCTGTTGGTCAAGGCTATGGACTAACAGAAACATGTGGAGCTGGAACAATTACAGAAG TTGCTGATTACAGCACTGGCAGAGTTGGAGCTCCCCTTATTTGTTGTGAAATAAAATTGAGAGACTGGCAAGAAG gggGCTATACTAATAAAGACAAGCCTAATCCTAGAGGAGAAATTATAATCGGTGGACCTAATGTCTCAatgggatattttaaaaatgaagagaaaacaacagaagaattCTCCATTGATGAGAATGGTCAGAGATGGTTCTGTACAGGAGATATAGGGGAATTTCATCCAGATGGATGTCTGCAGATCATAG ATCGTAAGAAAGACTTGGTAAAGCTACAAGCAGGAGAATATGTATCTCTGGGCAAAGTAGAGGCAGCACTGAAGAACTGTCCATTGATTGACAATATCTGTGCTTATGCCAAAAG CGACCAGTCTTACGTGATCAGTTTTGTGGTTCCTAATCAGAAGAAGCTGACGGCATTAGCTGAGCAGAAAGGCATCAGTGGAACCTGGGTAGATATTTGTAATAATCCTACAATGGAAGCTGAAATACTGCGAGAGATTAAAGAAGTGGCAAACAAGA TGAAATTAGAAAGGTTTGAAATACCCATCAAAGTACGGTTAAGCCCTGAACCATGGACCCCAGAGACTGGGTTAGTAACAGATGCTTTCAAgctgaaaaggaaagaactgaaaaaccATTACCTTAACGACATCGAAAGAATGTATGGAGGCAAATAA
- the KCNE5 gene encoding potassium voltage-gated channel subfamily E regulatory beta subunit 5 — protein sequence MTTVPHCRSSPGAAPPGSPECWLQPRFPAPSRPVPRRAARRGGGRALRRGRAMNCSEGRRVQALLRALLRDLRRGGNGSAGAAGPGPGGDASLYILLIMIFYGCLAGGLILAYTRSRKLESKHDPYHLYIERDWGRGGGGPSRAGEEGGGPAEGQRLV from the coding sequence ATGACGACCGTCCCGCACTGCCGGAGCTCTCCGGGCGCGGCACCGCCGGGTTCTCCCGAGTGTTGGCTCCAGCCCCGTTTCCCAGCGCCCTCCCGCCCGGTCCCGCGCAGAGCCGCGCGCAGGGGCGGGGGCCGCGCGCTCCGCCGGGGCCGCGCCATGAACTGCAGCGAGGGCCGGCGGGTGCAGGCGCTGCTCCGCGCGCTGCTGCGGGACCTGCGCCGCGGCGGCAACGGcagcgcgggggcggcggggcccgggccgggcggcgACGCCTCGCTGTACATCCTGCTCATCATGATCTTCTACGGGTGCCTGGCCGGGGGGCTCATCCTGGCCTACACCCGCTCGCGGAAGCTGGAGTCCAAGCACGACCCCTACCACCTCTACATCGAGCGCGActggggccgcggcggcggcggcccgagCCGGGCGGGCGAGGAgggcggcggccccgccgagGGCCAGCGGCTGGTGTGA